A genome region from Meriones unguiculatus strain TT.TT164.6M chromosome 2, Bangor_MerUng_6.1, whole genome shotgun sequence includes the following:
- the Ascl4 gene encoding achaete-scute homolog 4, whose translation MEKRKPAGLLALPSPLCTAPLGALPCREPCRVPASHSAADCPGSRLCRSLPPGGVGEPSFLCQRNERERQRVRCVNEGYAHLRQHLPRELAGQRLSKVETLRAAISYIKHLQEQLKCHMPDCNSDGESKASSGASPCSEPEEHS comes from the coding sequence ATGGAAAAACGCAAACCGGCGGGATTGCTGGCCCTTCCGTCCCCACTCTGTACCGCTCCGCTGGGTGCGCTGCCCTGTAGGGAGCCCTGTAGGGTCCCCGCGAGCCACAGTGCCGCCGACTGCCCGGGGAGTCGGCTGTGCCGGTCCCTGCCGCCGgggggtgtgggtgagccctcCTTTCTGTGCCAACGCAACGAGCGCGAGCGGCAGCGAGTGCGCTGCGTGAATGAAGGCTATGCTCACCTTCGCCAGCACCTGCCCCGCGAGCTGGCCGGCCAGCGGCTCAGCAAGGTGGAGACGCTGCGTGCCGCCATCAGCTACATCAAACACCTGCAGGAGCAGCTGAAGTGCCACATGCCGGACTGCAACAGCGATGGCGAGTCCAAAGCGTCCTCAGGGGCATCGCCTTGCAGCGAGCCGGAGGAGCACAGCTAG